From Salvelinus sp. IW2-2015 linkage group LG33, ASM291031v2, whole genome shotgun sequence, one genomic window encodes:
- the LOC111957603 gene encoding mothers against decapentaplegic homolog 2 isoform X1, whose amino-acid sequence MSSILPFTPPVVKRLLGWKKSASGPGGAGGGEQNGQEEKWCEKAVKSLVKKLKKTGQLDELEKAITTQNCNTKCVTIPSNCSEIWGLSTPNTIEQWDTSGLYSYPDQTRSLDGRLQVSHRKGLPHVIYCRLWRWPDLHSHHELRAIEACEYAFHLKKDEVCINPYHYQRVETPVLPPVLVPRHSEILTELPPLDDYTHSIPENTSFPAGIEPPNNYIPETPPPGYISEDGEASDQPMNQSMDTGSPAELSPGTLSPVNHSMDLQPVTYSEPAFWCSIAYYELNQRVGETFHASQPSLTVDGFTDPSNSERFCLGLLSNVNRNATVEMTRRHIGRGVRLYYIGGEVFAECLSDSAIFVQSPNCNQRYGWHPATVCKIPPGCNLKIFNNQEFAALLAQSVNQGFEAVYQLTRMCTIRMSFVKGWGAEYRRQTVTSTPCWIELHLNGPLQWLDKVLTQMGSPSVRCSSMS is encoded by the exons ATGTCCTCCATCTTGCCTTTCACCCCTCCGGTCGTGAAGAGGCTCCTGGGGTGGAAGAAGTCAGCCAGCGGCCCTGGGGGAGCAGGGGGTGGAGAACAGAATGGCCAGGAGGAGAAGTGGTGTGAGAAGGCTGTCAAGAGCCTGGTTAAGAAGCTGAAGAAGACTGGACAGCTGGACGAGCTGGAGAAGGCCATCACCACACAGAACTGCAACACCAAGTGTGTCACCATCCCCAG CAATTGCTCTGAAATATGGGGACTGAGTACACCAAATACGATAGAACAGTGGGATACCTCAGGCCTATACAGCTACCCTGACCAAACCAG ATCCCTGGATGGGCGCCTGCAGGTCTCCCACAGAAAGGGTCTTCCTCATGTCATCTACTGCCGCTTATGGCGATGGCCCGACCTGCACAGCCACCATGAACTGCGTGCCATCGAGGCCTGCGAGTACGCCTTCCACCTCAAGAAGGATGAGGTCTGCATCAACCCCTACCACTACCAGAGGGTGGAGACCCCAG TTCTGCCTCCTGTACTTGTGCCAAGACACTCGGAAATTCTAACAGAACTGCCCCCATTGGATGACTACACTCATTCCATACCTGAGAACACAAGCTTTCCTGCAGGGATCGAGCCTCCAAATAACTACATACCAG AAACACCACCACCTGGATACATAAGTGAGGATGGGGAAGCCAGCGATCAACCGATGAATCAAAGTATGGACACAG GTTCTCCTGCTGAATTGTCCCCTGGCACCCTCTCACCTGTCAATCATAGCATGG ACCTGCAGCCGGTGACTTACTCTGAGCCTGCGTTCTGGTGCTCTATAGCCTACTATGAGCTGAACCAGCGTGTTGGAGAGACATTCCACGCTTCGCAGCCCTCTCTGACCGTGGATGGTTTCACCGACCCCTCCAACTCAGAGCGTTTCTGTCTGGGCCTGCTCTCTAACGTCAACAGGAATGCCACTGTAGAGATGACCAGGAGGCACATAG GAAGAGGAGTCCGGCTGTACTATATTGGCGGTGAGGTGTTTGCTGAGTGTCTCAGTGATAGCGCCATCTTTGTTCAGAGTCCAAACTGCAACCAGCGGTATGGGTGGCACCCAGCAACCGTTTGCAAAATTCCTCCAG GTTGTAACCTGAAGATCTTCAACAACCAGGAGTTTGCAGCACTCCTGGCACAGTCCGTAAACCAGGGCTTTGAGGCTGTGTACCAGCTCACCAGGATGTGCACCATACGCATGAGCTTTGTCAAAGGCTGGGGGGCTGAATACAG ACGGCAGACTGTCACAAGCACTCCCTGTTGGATTGAGCTGCATTTGAATGGACCCCTGCAATGGCTGGACAAAGTGTTGACTCAGATGGGTTCCCCTTCTGTACGTTGCTCCAGTATGTCATAA
- the LOC111957603 gene encoding mothers against decapentaplegic homolog 2 isoform X3, with translation MSSILPFTPPVVKRLLGWKKSASGPGGAGGGEQNGQEEKWCEKAVKSLVKKLKKTGQLDELEKAITTQNCNTKCVTIPRSLDGRLQVSHRKGLPHVIYCRLWRWPDLHSHHELRAIEACEYAFHLKKDEVCINPYHYQRVETPVLPPVLVPRHSEILTELPPLDDYTHSIPENTSFPAGIEPPNNYIPETPPPGYISEDGEASDQPMNQSMDTGSPAELSPGTLSPVNHSMDLQPVTYSEPAFWCSIAYYELNQRVGETFHASQPSLTVDGFTDPSNSERFCLGLLSNVNRNATVEMTRRHIGRGVRLYYIGGEVFAECLSDSAIFVQSPNCNQRYGWHPATVCKIPPGCNLKIFNNQEFAALLAQSVNQGFEAVYQLTRMCTIRMSFVKGWGAEYRRQTVTSTPCWIELHLNGPLQWLDKVLTQMGSPSVRCSSMS, from the exons ATGTCCTCCATCTTGCCTTTCACCCCTCCGGTCGTGAAGAGGCTCCTGGGGTGGAAGAAGTCAGCCAGCGGCCCTGGGGGAGCAGGGGGTGGAGAACAGAATGGCCAGGAGGAGAAGTGGTGTGAGAAGGCTGTCAAGAGCCTGGTTAAGAAGCTGAAGAAGACTGGACAGCTGGACGAGCTGGAGAAGGCCATCACCACACAGAACTGCAACACCAAGTGTGTCACCATCCCCAG ATCCCTGGATGGGCGCCTGCAGGTCTCCCACAGAAAGGGTCTTCCTCATGTCATCTACTGCCGCTTATGGCGATGGCCCGACCTGCACAGCCACCATGAACTGCGTGCCATCGAGGCCTGCGAGTACGCCTTCCACCTCAAGAAGGATGAGGTCTGCATCAACCCCTACCACTACCAGAGGGTGGAGACCCCAG TTCTGCCTCCTGTACTTGTGCCAAGACACTCGGAAATTCTAACAGAACTGCCCCCATTGGATGACTACACTCATTCCATACCTGAGAACACAAGCTTTCCTGCAGGGATCGAGCCTCCAAATAACTACATACCAG AAACACCACCACCTGGATACATAAGTGAGGATGGGGAAGCCAGCGATCAACCGATGAATCAAAGTATGGACACAG GTTCTCCTGCTGAATTGTCCCCTGGCACCCTCTCACCTGTCAATCATAGCATGG ACCTGCAGCCGGTGACTTACTCTGAGCCTGCGTTCTGGTGCTCTATAGCCTACTATGAGCTGAACCAGCGTGTTGGAGAGACATTCCACGCTTCGCAGCCCTCTCTGACCGTGGATGGTTTCACCGACCCCTCCAACTCAGAGCGTTTCTGTCTGGGCCTGCTCTCTAACGTCAACAGGAATGCCACTGTAGAGATGACCAGGAGGCACATAG GAAGAGGAGTCCGGCTGTACTATATTGGCGGTGAGGTGTTTGCTGAGTGTCTCAGTGATAGCGCCATCTTTGTTCAGAGTCCAAACTGCAACCAGCGGTATGGGTGGCACCCAGCAACCGTTTGCAAAATTCCTCCAG GTTGTAACCTGAAGATCTTCAACAACCAGGAGTTTGCAGCACTCCTGGCACAGTCCGTAAACCAGGGCTTTGAGGCTGTGTACCAGCTCACCAGGATGTGCACCATACGCATGAGCTTTGTCAAAGGCTGGGGGGCTGAATACAG ACGGCAGACTGTCACAAGCACTCCCTGTTGGATTGAGCTGCATTTGAATGGACCCCTGCAATGGCTGGACAAAGTGTTGACTCAGATGGGTTCCCCTTCTGTACGTTGCTCCAGTATGTCATAA
- the LOC111957603 gene encoding mothers against decapentaplegic homolog 2 isoform X2 yields MSSILPFTPPVVKRLLGWKKSASGPGGAGGGEQNGQEEKWCEKAVKSLVKKLKKTGQLDELEKAITTQNCNTKCVTIPSNCSEIWGLSTPNTIEQWDTSGLYSYPDQTRSLDGRLQVSHRKGLPHVIYCRLWRWPDLHSHHELRAIEACEYAFHLKKDEVCINPYHYQRVETPVLPPVLVPRHSEILTELPPLDDYTHSIPENTSFPAGIEPPNNYIPETPPPGYISEDGEASDQPMNQSSPAELSPGTLSPVNHSMDLQPVTYSEPAFWCSIAYYELNQRVGETFHASQPSLTVDGFTDPSNSERFCLGLLSNVNRNATVEMTRRHIGRGVRLYYIGGEVFAECLSDSAIFVQSPNCNQRYGWHPATVCKIPPGCNLKIFNNQEFAALLAQSVNQGFEAVYQLTRMCTIRMSFVKGWGAEYRRQTVTSTPCWIELHLNGPLQWLDKVLTQMGSPSVRCSSMS; encoded by the exons ATGTCCTCCATCTTGCCTTTCACCCCTCCGGTCGTGAAGAGGCTCCTGGGGTGGAAGAAGTCAGCCAGCGGCCCTGGGGGAGCAGGGGGTGGAGAACAGAATGGCCAGGAGGAGAAGTGGTGTGAGAAGGCTGTCAAGAGCCTGGTTAAGAAGCTGAAGAAGACTGGACAGCTGGACGAGCTGGAGAAGGCCATCACCACACAGAACTGCAACACCAAGTGTGTCACCATCCCCAG CAATTGCTCTGAAATATGGGGACTGAGTACACCAAATACGATAGAACAGTGGGATACCTCAGGCCTATACAGCTACCCTGACCAAACCAG ATCCCTGGATGGGCGCCTGCAGGTCTCCCACAGAAAGGGTCTTCCTCATGTCATCTACTGCCGCTTATGGCGATGGCCCGACCTGCACAGCCACCATGAACTGCGTGCCATCGAGGCCTGCGAGTACGCCTTCCACCTCAAGAAGGATGAGGTCTGCATCAACCCCTACCACTACCAGAGGGTGGAGACCCCAG TTCTGCCTCCTGTACTTGTGCCAAGACACTCGGAAATTCTAACAGAACTGCCCCCATTGGATGACTACACTCATTCCATACCTGAGAACACAAGCTTTCCTGCAGGGATCGAGCCTCCAAATAACTACATACCAG AAACACCACCACCTGGATACATAAGTGAGGATGGGGAAGCCAGCGATCAACCGATGAATCAAA GTTCTCCTGCTGAATTGTCCCCTGGCACCCTCTCACCTGTCAATCATAGCATGG ACCTGCAGCCGGTGACTTACTCTGAGCCTGCGTTCTGGTGCTCTATAGCCTACTATGAGCTGAACCAGCGTGTTGGAGAGACATTCCACGCTTCGCAGCCCTCTCTGACCGTGGATGGTTTCACCGACCCCTCCAACTCAGAGCGTTTCTGTCTGGGCCTGCTCTCTAACGTCAACAGGAATGCCACTGTAGAGATGACCAGGAGGCACATAG GAAGAGGAGTCCGGCTGTACTATATTGGCGGTGAGGTGTTTGCTGAGTGTCTCAGTGATAGCGCCATCTTTGTTCAGAGTCCAAACTGCAACCAGCGGTATGGGTGGCACCCAGCAACCGTTTGCAAAATTCCTCCAG GTTGTAACCTGAAGATCTTCAACAACCAGGAGTTTGCAGCACTCCTGGCACAGTCCGTAAACCAGGGCTTTGAGGCTGTGTACCAGCTCACCAGGATGTGCACCATACGCATGAGCTTTGTCAAAGGCTGGGGGGCTGAATACAG ACGGCAGACTGTCACAAGCACTCCCTGTTGGATTGAGCTGCATTTGAATGGACCCCTGCAATGGCTGGACAAAGTGTTGACTCAGATGGGTTCCCCTTCTGTACGTTGCTCCAGTATGTCATAA
- the LOC111958255 gene encoding immediate early response 3-interacting protein 1 — protein MAFTLYSLIQAVILCVNAVAVLHEDRFLSKIGWGVDQSVGGFGDEPGIKVQLMNLVRSVRTVMRVPLIAVNSVCIVLLLLFG, from the exons ATGGCGTTTACATTATATTCCCTTATTCAAGCGGTGATTTTGTGTGTTAATGCGGTCGCCGTATTGCACGAAGATAGATTTTTAAGTAAAA TTGGCTGGGGTGTGGACCAAAGTGTTGGTGGATTTGGTGATGAACCAGGCATCAAAGTGCAGCTAATGAACCTTGTCCGCTCTGTGAGGACAGTGATGAGAG TGCCCTTGATTGCTGTCAATTCTGTCTGCATTGTGTTGTTGCTGCTTTTTGGCTGA